The following proteins are co-located in the Canis lupus dingo isolate Sandy chromosome 31, ASM325472v2, whole genome shotgun sequence genome:
- the LOC112661868 gene encoding keratin-associated protein 21-2-like, with protein sequence MCCNYGNSCGYGCGCGYGYGCGPYSGCGYRTGYGCGYGSGYGCGCGYGSGYGCGCGYGSGWGCGRGSSYGCGYGSGCWGYRPLCYRRCYSSCC encoded by the coding sequence ATGTGTTGCAACTACGGGAACTCCTGTGGCTATGGCTGCGGATGTGGCTATGGCTATGGATGTGGCCCCTATTCTGGCTGTGGTTATAGAACTGGCTATGGCTGTGGCTATGGCTCAGGttatggctgtggctgtggctatggctcaggttatggctgtggctgtggctatgGCTCAGGATGGGGCTGTGGAAGAGGCTCCAGCTATGGATGTGGATATGGCTCTGGCTGCTGGGGCTACCGGCCCCTTTGCTACAGAAGATGTTATTCTTCTTGCTGTTAG
- the LOC112661871 gene encoding keratin-associated protein 6-2-like produces MCCNYGTSYGYGCGCGYGYGCGPYSGCGYRTGYGCGYGSGYGCGCGYGSGYGCGCGYGSGYGCGCGYGSGYGCGCGYGSGWGCGRGSCYGCGYGSGCWGYQPLCYRRCYSSCC; encoded by the coding sequence ATGTGTTGCAACTACGGGACCTCCTATGGCTATGGCTGCGGATGCGGCTATGGCTATGGATGTGGCCCCTATTCTGGCTGTGGTTATAGAACTGGTTATGGCTGTGGCTATGGCTCAGGctatggctgtggctgtggctatggctcaggctatggctgtggctgtggctatggctcaggttatggctgtggctgtggctatggctcaggttatggctgtggctgtggctatgGCTCAGGATGGGGCTGTGGAAGAGGCTCCTGCTATGGATGTGGATATGGCTCTGGCTGCTGGGGCTACCAGCCCCTTTGCTACAGAAGATGTTATTCTTCTTGCTGCTAG